CTGTGTAAACCCATGAAATCCTGGATTTGATATACTTTCTGTTCCCTGTGGAACTACTAACGCTAGGGCCGAAGACATGAGTATTAACAGAGGATGAATAATTATTGCCAGTGCTATCAATTTTATTTCCTTTGCTTCAATCTTCTTTGACAAAAATTCAGGAGTTCTTCCCACCATGAGGCCACATAGGAAAACTGTGAGTATAGCATACATAATCATGTTCATGAATCCTGTACCTATTCCACCAAATATCACATTGAGCATAATATTCATAAGCGGCACTAATCCACCTATAGGTGTCAATGAATCATGCATATTATTAACTGCTCCGGTGGACGTAGCTGTAGTTATTGTAGTGAAAAGCGAAGATAAACCTATACCAAGCCTCACTTCTTTTCCTTCCATATTTCCCACAAACTGATTAAGCCCTAAATTTGCCAGTGCAGGATTACCTGCTTTTTCAGATGCATAACATATTACAAGCCCTATTAGAAGAAGCACAGACATAGCTATGAATATAGAGATTGCCTGTTTTTTCTTTTTTAGCATATATCCAAAGCATACTACCACTGCTCCTGCCAAAAGCAGTATTGAAACTGACTGAACAACATTTGTAAGTGGTGTAGGGTTTTCAAAGGGATGAGCTGAATTAGCACTAAAAAATCCTCCTCCATTAGTTCCCAGCATTTTTATAGCTTCCAAACTTGCAACAGGTCCCATTGAAATATCTTGAAACTTTCCTTCTATAGTAGTTACTGTTTTATTGGATACTAGAGTCTGTGGTACTCCCTGCTGAATATAAAATATAGCTGCTATAATAGACAGAGGTAGTAATATTCTAGTTATAATTCTTACTAAATCCACATAAAAATTTCCCATTTCCCTTTTTCTTCCTGAAATTGCCCTCATAAATGCAAAGCTTATTGCCAGACCTGTAGCTGCTGCAAAGAACATAAAAAATGTAATTACTGCCATCTGACTAAAATAGGAAAGTCCGGATTCACCACTATAATCTTGAAGATTTGTATTAGTCATAAAACTTATTACAGTATTAAAAGTAAGTCCCTGTTCCATGTTTCCTATATTATTAGGATTTAAAATATGAATTGACTGAATTCTTAAAATTAAATAGGCGATAAAAGCAGCTATAGCATTGCAGGAAATCAATGCTAAAATATACTGTTTCCAGCTCATATCCTCTTTTTTTATTCCTGAAATCCTGTAAATAAAATTATCTATTTTATCTAATAAGGGATCTAAGAAAGTTCTTTCATGTTCTGCTACTTTATAAATATATTTACCTAAAGGGATGCAAAGGAGCACAAAAATTAAAAGTATAATCCCAATTTGTAATATTTCCATATTAATGACCTCCATATATTTAGGCATATTAAAATAAACAACCAGTCAGTATACTAGTGTATTTTGCATCTTACTGCGTCAACAGAACCCTCAGATAGCTCTTATCTTTGGAACCTATGTCTTATAGGATTCAAAATATCCGTGGCATCTTTGACTTACTATTTATTTGCGTATACCTAATTAAAATTTTTCAGGATTAAATAATGCATAACATAAATAAATAAACAATAAAATAATTACTATTCCTAAAAAAATCATAAATAACCCTCCAGTACTATTTTTTACTTAGCTGCCTTTCGCACCAGTTTATAAAATATTTTAAAGCTACAAATCCAATTAGAATCAGAGCTATAAATATAACGTCCTGCATAATGTCGCACCCCCTGTTCTTTTCAACTCTAATATTATCATCTTACATATAAAATTTAAGTTAAGATTGTACTTATCTGTATAAAGATTGTATAAAGATTTTGAAGATTTATTGAAATAAAAAAGTAATGAAGAAAACCAAATATTAATTAGCTTTCCTCATTACTTATATTTTTATCCGATGATCTTATAATGGATTGCTGCTACTATACCACGCTCTGTAAAAATAATTCACATAAGATAGAGATTATTCCCTATTGAATTTATTTAACATTCTCTACAGTTATAATAATTATAACTAATATTCATTTCAGTTATATAATATAATTATCTATAATATAATTATAAGGCATCTTTGACTTGTTATTTGTTTTTAAATGCCTAAGTTGATTGCATAATTAACAAACAATAATTTACAAGGGAGATAATTATAATGGATTACAGAGACAAAGACAGATTTTTTTCAATGGCTGAAACTTACAATGAAATGATTAAATATGTACTGCCACAATATGATTTTCTTCAGAATGAAGCAATAAAATCAGCACCCTTTAAGAAAAATGATGAGATAATAGTATTTGATTTAGGTGCAGGCAGTGGAATATTCTTAGAGAGAATATTGAGTAATTTTCCAAATGCCAAATGTTACTGGATAGATTATTCTACTGATTTTATAGAAGCAGCAAAAAAAAGATTAAGTGCCTACTCCAACAGAGTAAAGTATATAATTACAACTCTACAGGATGATTTAGAAAGTAAAATAGATACAAAAGCAGATTTAATTTTCTCCATGTCTGCCATTCACCATTTGGAAACCGAAGAGAAAAAATCACTCTATAAAATCTGCTATAATTTACTTAAACCTTCCGGCTGGTTCTTTAACTGTGATGAAATGAAGACACTGTATAAAGATGCTTACATAAACAGCATGAAATTCTGGGTTAATTATGTCAATAGCACTAAATCACAGATCCCAGTTGATAAACTAAAATATTATGAAAACTGGACCTCTACCTTTGGAAAATGGCAGGAAAGAAATATTGTACATGTAGATACCCCTAAAGTAAAAGGCGATGATATACATGAAAGTTTTCTCAGTCAGATTGAATGGCTAAAGGATGCTGGATTTATCAATGTTGATTTATTTGTAAAATACCATTTGTGGAGTATAATTGGAGGAAGTAAAAATTAATTTGATATAAAGTTTTAATAAAGACTATGAAATTAAAGATTCGCCGCTGTTCTACTCTTTATAATTGAGTACTGCAGCGGCTATACATGGACATAGATCAATTATTCAATGAAGCGTAACTTTATCTGCTAAAATCACTTTATTTCTTCCAGTATGTTTAGCTCTATAGAGTGCTGAATCAGCTTCCTCAAAAAGTTTATCTAGATCTGATGTTATATCAGGATAAGTAGATATACCTATTGAAACTGTTATATTTATTTTTGTACCATCATTAAGTTCAAAGGGATAGTTTTCTACTGCTGTTCGAATATTTTCTGCTATTCTCACAGCATGATTGGGATAGCAATCTAATAATAAAACTGAAAATTCTTCTCCGCCATTTCTTGAAACCACTTCGGAACTTCCGCAAGTATTTATTAATATACTGCTTAATTGTTTCAAAATAACATCCCCATTTGAATGTCCATAACTATCATTTACTTTTTTAAAGAAATCAATATCTATTACAAGCATAGAAAGCCTTTCATTTTTTTCTTTTACATCAACCAGCATTTTGTTAAAAATAGTATCAAAACATCTCACATTGTTTAATCCAGTTAGAAAATCTTTTGAATATCCTTCTTTTAGCTGTCTATATATACTAGTTAGGCCACTCAAATACACTGTATATTTATATATGGATGCAGATATTAATATCATAGCTGTGGAATATACAAATATGATATTCATTAAAATTCTACTATTGTTTATAATTATACTAAAAGATACCGTGCTAATTATTAAAGAGTATATAACAGAATAAATAAAGATGTCTTTTTTGGAAGTTCTTATATAAGAAATCACACCACATCCTATTCCCATAAGCAAAGCACAGATAACTGCACTGACTGAGGATTGGTTTAGTCCAAAATAAGAAACTCTAAATATTCCAATTAACAAACTAGTTATAAATGAGGAAATTAAACCTCCATATATTGCAGTTAATATTATAGGTATATTACGAAAATCAACTATTGTATTATTGTCAATATGTAAGCTATAAATCATTAATATTATTCCAAGTAAACCACCTATAAAACTTATAGCTATTTTTAAACTTAAGGATAGTTTATGATTTAAGCTTTTATCCCTAAATAACTGATGAAATATACTAATAAATGCTACTAAAATAGAAGCATTTGCAAATAAATCTCGTAACATGTGATTTTAGCCTTTCAAATTGTATTATTAAATATATATTTTTTCTACATATTTCTACATGAATATTGTAGAATATATTAATAACCTTGTCAATTATTTCTAGAATTTATTAAGTTTTTCATAATAAATATAAAGTTTAAGTTTTTTTAATTTGCTTGAATAGCAAATATATTATTTATTGCCTTGATGGCAGATATACTTAACTTTCCAAATATAGCTCTAAACCCTAAAATCAATTCCAAGTTACCTAGTGTACCTCCTACACTCTTTTCAAGAGAAGTAATTACCTTTAATATAGGCATTCCTTCCATTACTTTAATGTCAATAATTTTTATCAAATCCTTTTAGTACTATTAATACAAAATTATAAGGCCCAGCTTTCTAAAAGCTTGGACCTTTTATAATGTCATTTATTCTTAAAATAACTTTTATATTCAGAATTTCTATTAAAGATATTTTCCCACTGGCTTTTCGATCTTTTACCATTGATTATGGTGAATTCTTGCTTCATCATAATAATTAGGTGGATCCTTGTGTTCCCCAGGATAACCTATTGATATTATTGATAATGGTATAACTGATTCCGGCAGCTTTAATATTTTTTCTATGGGTTTTACTCTTTCTTCTACAGGATAAACTCCAAGCCAAACAGCTCCAAGACCAAGTTCCTGTGCCTCTATTAAAATATTTTCTGTAGCAGCAGAACAATCCTGTACCCAAAAATCTTTCACTTTTTCTCTTTTTTTATCTCCACAAACTACAATAGCCACGGCTGCTTCCTTAAGCATGGATGCATATCCATGCACATCAATAATTTGCTGCAGTATACTTTTATCTCTTATTACAATGAACTCCCAAGGCTGCTCATTACCTGCAGAAGGTGCCGACATACCTGCCTTTAATAGCTGTTTTACTGTATCCTCTGATACAGTTTCTTTTGTATATTTTCTTATACTTCTTCTCTTAAAAATTGAATTCATAAAGCCCATCCTCTCTTTCATCTATATTGAGATTTAATACATTTCAAATATGTTTAGTATTATTAATATTATTGTAATTATTAATTAAGATACTGTCAATAAAGCTCTAATTTAATCTTACTACAAATTAGAGCTTTCTATAGGAGCTACCTTCACTTTTTTTCTTTTACGAAAATAACAAATTTACTATGACATAAATATAGAAGTGTATTCAACAAATATACTTCTATATTTAAATAGATTATTGCTTCTTTTTATTTAAATTTTCGTTTAATACTACTCATAACAAATCCGCTTTTAGGTAATGTAGGCATTCTTGACAAACTATATCTTAAATCCTGCTCTGGTACTTGAAAGTCAATCTTGTTCACAAGAAAATCTAGGCTGGCTTTCATGATTTCCACAGTAATGCCTTCACCTGGACAACGATGTCCCTTGGCAGGATCGCCTCCACCTTGGGGGACGAAATCAAATAAGCTTTCCTTTCGTTTCTTAAAACGCTCTGGACGAAATTCATAAGGATTATCCCATATTCGAGAATCATGATTGGTGCCGTAAACATCAAATAGTACAAGCATTCCCTCTTTAAATTCGCATTGATTCCAAATAAAGTTTTTTCGCACCCTTGCACCCAAGAAAGGAGTAAATGGGTAATATCTCCGAACTTCCTGTACAAACATTTCAATATCACTATTATGATCTGTCATTAACCTCTCTTTGCACTCTGGATGTTTATACAATGCTAAAGCTGTAAAGGTAATGAAGGTTGAGATAGCAACAATAGGTCTCAATATATTAATAAGTTCTATGGCTGCCATTTGTAAATCAAGCTGACTTCCATCCA
This genomic window from Clostridium pasteurianum DSM 525 = ATCC 6013 contains:
- the kdpA gene encoding potassium-transporting ATPase subunit KdpA; this encodes MEILQIGIILLIFVLLCIPLGKYIYKVAEHERTFLDPLLDKIDNFIYRISGIKKEDMSWKQYILALISCNAIAAFIAYLILRIQSIHILNPNNIGNMEQGLTFNTVISFMTNTNLQDYSGESGLSYFSQMAVITFFMFFAAATGLAISFAFMRAISGRKREMGNFYVDLVRIITRILLPLSIIAAIFYIQQGVPQTLVSNKTVTTIEGKFQDISMGPVASLEAIKMLGTNGGGFFSANSAHPFENPTPLTNVVQSVSILLLAGAVVVCFGYMLKKKKQAISIFIAMSVLLLIGLVICYASEKAGNPALANLGLNQFVGNMEGKEVRLGIGLSSLFTTITTATSTGAVNNMHDSLTPIGGLVPLMNIMLNVIFGGIGTGFMNMIMYAILTVFLCGLMVGRTPEFLSKKIEAKEIKLIALAIIIHPLLILMSSALALVVPQGTESISNPGFHGFTQVLYQFSSAAANNGSALEGLADNTMFWNIAAGIVMFCGRYLSMIILIAVAASLASKRSIPATSGTFRTDNGIFTLTLIFIVLIMGALTFFPALALGPIAEQLTL
- the kdpF gene encoding K(+)-transporting ATPase subunit F, translating into MIFLGIVIILLFIYLCYALFNPEKF
- a CDS encoding class I SAM-dependent methyltransferase; protein product: MDYRDKDRFFSMAETYNEMIKYVLPQYDFLQNEAIKSAPFKKNDEIIVFDLGAGSGIFLERILSNFPNAKCYWIDYSTDFIEAAKKRLSAYSNRVKYIITTLQDDLESKIDTKADLIFSMSAIHHLETEEKKSLYKICYNLLKPSGWFFNCDEMKTLYKDAYINSMKFWVNYVNSTKSQIPVDKLKYYENWTSTFGKWQERNIVHVDTPKVKGDDIHESFLSQIEWLKDAGFINVDLFVKYHLWSIIGGSKN
- a CDS encoding GGDEF domain-containing protein yields the protein MLRDLFANASILVAFISIFHQLFRDKSLNHKLSLSLKIAISFIGGLLGIILMIYSLHIDNNTIVDFRNIPIILTAIYGGLISSFITSLLIGIFRVSYFGLNQSSVSAVICALLMGIGCGVISYIRTSKKDIFIYSVIYSLIISTVSFSIIINNSRILMNIIFVYSTAMILISASIYKYTVYLSGLTSIYRQLKEGYSKDFLTGLNNVRCFDTIFNKMLVDVKEKNERLSMLVIDIDFFKKVNDSYGHSNGDVILKQLSSILINTCGSSEVVSRNGGEEFSVLLLDCYPNHAVRIAENIRTAVENYPFELNDGTKINITVSIGISTYPDITSDLDKLFEEADSALYRAKHTGRNKVILADKVTLH
- a CDS encoding nitroreductase family protein; this translates as MNSIFKRRSIRKYTKETVSEDTVKQLLKAGMSAPSAGNEQPWEFIVIRDKSILQQIIDVHGYASMLKEAAVAIVVCGDKKREKVKDFWVQDCSAATENILIEAQELGLGAVWLGVYPVEERVKPIEKILKLPESVIPLSIISIGYPGEHKDPPNYYDEARIHHNQW